The Dendrosporobacter quercicolus genome window below encodes:
- a CDS encoding flagellar protein — MMGLANCPECGKLYVENTSGLCPACYEVEEYEELKIVEFLREQGKASIEEICKATGVREKTILRMMKRGRFKGTFDITYPCESCGANISEGRLCPACSKNITDQVKESNERRQEQDRDGVRIYTKSFFKK, encoded by the coding sequence ATGATGGGACTTGCCAATTGCCCGGAATGTGGAAAGCTTTATGTTGAGAACACCAGCGGACTTTGTCCCGCCTGTTATGAAGTGGAAGAATATGAAGAATTGAAAATAGTTGAATTCCTGCGGGAGCAGGGCAAGGCATCAATTGAAGAAATATGTAAAGCCACCGGCGTCAGGGAAAAAACCATTTTACGAATGATGAAACGGGGCCGGTTTAAAGGTACCTTCGATATTACCTATCCTTGCGAAAGCTGCGGCGCAAACATCAGTGAAGGCCGCTTATGCCCGGCCTGCAGCAAGAATATCACCGATCAGGTAAAAGAAAGCAATGAACGGCGGCAGGAGCAGGACCGGGATGGTGTGCGAATTTATACCAAAAGTTTTTTCAAAAAATAG
- the flgK gene encoding flagellar hook-associated protein FlgK has protein sequence MRSTFAGLNTVVRGLYAQQVGLDTVGHNISNATTDGYSRQLVSLAATKPESVYGGSAMFEIGSGVDVTAIKRARDTFLDQQYWKENSSLGYGETMETTLGKIEGVFAEPTENGIQSVLDKFWSSWQTLATNASDNASRTAVRERGVELVDAIQHSAQQLKDMVTDVNTVLNLKLDSLNQMTSEILSLNKQIMSVEAGGLSNANDLRDRRDYLVDQIAKMAGINVSEDKAGNYTVQLNGITLVDGYSTTQLTTKSSIDPDYGYEVRNIVVAGSNQPVTVTNGELKGLVDSRDSAEKGAKKYLNELANISKFLLQEFNAVHRSGLGTDNSTGTNFFGEGGTNPDYQASAMTNGDWIKQLAVNTDLFATDGLAKIAAKTSADSVAVISNGTASVTTTGTYTGTADTTSITVTMTASGFDWSYVDSSGNTQTGSSTAGPAGSITGVEGLTVAVDFTGSMAGAKYTFAVSKDNKVSDISKVIPAVPATVTTTGSYTGGATPTPVAVSVAGGNITYSYDDDGTPVSVTVASSPPPEINVKGLTVTLDFSSCPDGDYTLSLSQGNNASGDNAVKLGNRLKVDTSASLGNASLDTYYSSMIGALGIQKQNTSRLADNQQALIDQVNNSRENVKGVNLDEEMTNMIRFQQGYNSAARVITVIDEMLDKLINGTGVVGR, from the coding sequence ATGAGATCGACTTTCGCCGGATTAAATACTGTAGTGCGTGGCTTGTATGCCCAGCAGGTCGGGCTGGATACGGTCGGCCATAATATTTCCAATGCGACCACGGACGGTTATTCGCGTCAGCTGGTCAGTTTGGCGGCAACCAAGCCGGAGTCGGTGTACGGCGGTTCAGCTATGTTTGAAATCGGCAGCGGCGTTGATGTGACGGCCATAAAACGCGCCCGGGATACCTTTTTGGATCAGCAGTACTGGAAAGAAAACTCTTCGCTGGGCTATGGCGAAACAATGGAGACCACTTTGGGGAAAATTGAAGGCGTATTTGCCGAACCAACCGAAAATGGCATCCAGAGTGTGCTGGATAAATTCTGGAGTTCCTGGCAGACGCTGGCTACCAACGCTTCGGACAATGCCTCCCGGACCGCAGTCCGGGAACGCGGCGTGGAGCTTGTGGACGCCATCCAGCATTCGGCGCAGCAATTGAAGGATATGGTGACCGATGTCAATACAGTGCTGAATTTAAAGCTGGACAGCCTTAACCAGATGACCTCGGAAATTCTCAGTCTCAATAAACAAATTATGAGCGTTGAGGCCGGCGGTCTGAGCAACGCCAATGACTTGCGGGACCGGCGCGACTATTTGGTGGATCAGATCGCCAAAATGGCCGGCATCAATGTATCGGAAGATAAAGCCGGCAACTACACCGTTCAGTTGAACGGGATAACCCTGGTTGATGGTTACAGCACTACGCAGCTTACGACCAAATCGTCAATTGATCCGGACTACGGTTATGAGGTTCGCAACATTGTGGTTGCGGGCAGCAACCAGCCGGTTACCGTCACCAACGGTGAATTGAAAGGTCTGGTGGATTCCCGGGATTCGGCGGAGAAAGGCGCTAAAAAATATCTGAACGAACTCGCCAATATCAGCAAGTTTTTGTTGCAGGAATTTAACGCGGTGCATCGCTCCGGGCTGGGCACCGATAACAGCACCGGAACCAATTTCTTTGGCGAGGGCGGGACAAATCCCGACTATCAGGCATCTGCGATGACCAATGGCGACTGGATCAAGCAACTGGCCGTGAACACGGATCTGTTTGCCACTGACGGGCTGGCGAAAATCGCCGCCAAGACCAGTGCGGACAGCGTGGCTGTGATTTCGAACGGAACAGCCAGCGTTACCACTACCGGCACTTATACCGGAACTGCCGATACCACCAGCATTACCGTCACCATGACGGCCAGCGGATTTGACTGGTCCTATGTGGACAGCTCCGGCAATACGCAGACCGGCAGCAGTACCGCCGGCCCGGCTGGCTCAATCACCGGCGTCGAAGGACTGACTGTTGCAGTGGATTTTACCGGCAGCATGGCCGGCGCCAAGTATACTTTCGCTGTTTCTAAAGATAATAAGGTCAGCGATATTTCCAAGGTTATTCCGGCGGTGCCGGCTACGGTTACGACTACCGGCAGCTACACCGGCGGGGCAACGCCAACCCCTGTTGCCGTCAGTGTCGCCGGTGGAAATATTACCTATTCCTATGACGACGACGGCACGCCTGTTTCGGTCACGGTAGCGTCGTCGCCGCCGCCGGAAATTAATGTAAAAGGGCTGACGGTTACGCTGGACTTTTCCTCCTGCCCGGACGGCGATTATACGCTCTCCCTGTCGCAAGGCAATAACGCCAGCGGCGACAATGCCGTTAAGCTGGGCAATCGGCTGAAAGTCGACACCAGCGCTTCGCTGGGCAATGCCTCTTTGGATACGTATTACTCATCGATGATCGGCGCGCTGGGGATTCAAAAACAGAATACCAGCCGGCTGGCTGACAATCAGCAGGCTCTGATCGACCAGGTTAATAACTCCCGGGAAAATGTTAAGGGCGTTAATCTGGATGAGGAAATGACCAATATGATTCGTTTCCAGCAAGGCTATAATTCAGCCGCCAGGGTAATTACCGTGATTGATGAAATGCTGGATAAGCTAATCAACGGCACCGGCGTGGTGGGAAGGTAG
- a CDS encoding flagellar protein FlgN: MWEQLVGVLANMLTLYQELLAISKQKNAVLVKARTQELETLTKQEELLIIRIGKLDHAREKLLQEITAANRLPGEALPMSRLVALAEADIAEQLNELWRKLSSITAELAKVNEVNTKLIDQALFFINYNINLLTQSATSPTYAAQGQQGQAAPARKVIDRKV; this comes from the coding sequence ATGTGGGAACAATTGGTTGGCGTGTTAGCCAATATGTTGACATTGTATCAGGAGCTTTTGGCTATCAGCAAACAGAAGAATGCCGTTTTGGTTAAAGCCAGAACGCAGGAACTGGAAACGCTTACCAAACAGGAGGAACTGTTGATTATCCGGATCGGCAAGCTGGATCATGCCCGGGAGAAGCTGCTGCAGGAAATTACCGCAGCCAACCGCCTGCCGGGTGAAGCTTTGCCAATGTCCCGGCTGGTCGCTCTCGCTGAAGCAGATATCGCTGAGCAGCTTAACGAACTTTGGCGGAAGCTTAGCAGTATCACCGCCGAGCTGGCCAAGGTGAATGAAGTGAATACAAAACTGATAGACCAGGCTTTATTTTTTATCAATTATAACATTAACTTACTGACGCAGAGCGCCACCAGTCCCACCTATGCGGCTCAGGGGCAGCAGGGTCAGGCGGCGCCGGCCCGAAAAGTAATAGACCGTAAAGTTTAG
- the flgM gene encoding flagellar biosynthesis anti-sigma factor FlgM, which yields MIISGKQIQNVLKVYSDNHQVKKTKPDKAGQAQGKDEVVLSSQAQEFAQILQDIKNLPDVREEKVKEITERIASGNYRVEAGVVAEKMIGRIIADKMQQEGT from the coding sequence ATGATTATTTCAGGGAAACAAATTCAAAATGTATTGAAAGTATATAGTGACAATCATCAGGTGAAAAAAACGAAACCGGACAAGGCCGGCCAGGCGCAGGGCAAGGACGAAGTGGTATTGTCCTCTCAGGCGCAGGAGTTTGCGCAAATTCTGCAGGATATCAAAAATCTGCCGGACGTCCGCGAGGAAAAAGTGAAGGAAATTACCGAACGCATCGCTTCAGGCAATTATCGGGTTGAGGCCGGGGTTGTCGCCGAGAAAATGATTGGCCGGATTATAGCGGATAAAATGCAGCAGGAAGGGACGTAA